One Nocardioides oleivorans DNA segment encodes these proteins:
- the radA gene encoding DNA repair protein RadA produces the protein MSTKAPRQRSSYRCTECGWETVKWVGRCGECQAWGSVAEAGAPTLRAAAGPVSTPAVPIGQVPITESVARSSGVPELDRVLGGGLVPGAAILLAGEPGVGKSTLLLEVAAQTARTRQRTLYVTGEESAAQVRLRADRTGGVHDELFLAAETDLGAVLTHIEEVRPTLLVVDSIQTIGASGIDGVPGGVTQVKEVAAALIRVAKTRNITTMIVGHVTKDGSIAGPRVLEHLVDVVLHFEGERNSRFRMVRAMKNRYGPVDEVGCFDLSSEGIQAVTDPTGLFVEHHSQDVAGTCVAVTMEGRRPLLAEVQALLTPSPLERPRRTVSGVESSRVDMVLAVLQRHARLRITGSDTFVATVGGAKLHDPAADLAIAVAVASSHLGVPAPRGAVAIGEIGLAGELRRVRDLPQRVAEAARLGFKVAVVPRGRPLESERGIPSRRTVDGLRVVEVDDVFSALLTLELTPPL, from the coding sequence ATGTCGACCAAGGCTCCGAGGCAGCGCTCCTCCTACCGGTGCACCGAGTGCGGGTGGGAGACCGTCAAGTGGGTGGGCCGCTGCGGGGAGTGCCAGGCCTGGGGCTCCGTCGCCGAGGCCGGCGCGCCGACGCTGCGCGCCGCCGCGGGGCCGGTGTCGACCCCGGCCGTCCCGATCGGGCAGGTGCCGATCACCGAGTCGGTCGCCCGCTCCAGCGGCGTGCCCGAGCTCGACCGCGTGCTCGGCGGCGGGCTCGTGCCCGGCGCCGCGATCCTGCTCGCCGGCGAGCCGGGCGTCGGCAAGAGCACGCTCCTGCTCGAGGTCGCCGCGCAGACCGCACGCACCCGCCAGCGCACCCTCTACGTCACCGGTGAGGAGTCGGCCGCCCAGGTGCGCCTGCGCGCCGACCGCACCGGCGGCGTCCACGACGAGCTCTTCCTCGCCGCCGAGACCGACCTCGGGGCGGTGCTGACCCACATCGAGGAGGTCCGCCCGACGCTGCTCGTCGTCGACTCGATCCAGACCATCGGCGCCTCCGGCATCGACGGCGTCCCCGGCGGCGTCACCCAGGTCAAGGAGGTCGCCGCCGCGCTGATCCGGGTCGCCAAGACCCGCAACATCACCACGATGATCGTCGGCCACGTGACCAAGGACGGCTCGATCGCCGGTCCCCGTGTGCTCGAGCACCTCGTCGACGTCGTGCTCCACTTCGAGGGCGAGCGCAACTCACGCTTCCGGATGGTCCGCGCCATGAAGAACCGCTACGGCCCGGTCGACGAGGTCGGCTGCTTCGACCTGTCCTCCGAGGGCATCCAGGCCGTCACCGACCCCACCGGCCTCTTCGTCGAGCACCACAGCCAGGACGTCGCCGGCACCTGCGTCGCGGTCACGATGGAGGGTCGGCGCCCGTTGCTCGCCGAGGTGCAGGCGCTCCTCACCCCGTCGCCGCTCGAGCGCCCTCGCCGTACGGTCTCGGGGGTCGAGTCGTCGCGCGTCGACATGGTCCTCGCCGTGCTCCAGCGCCATGCCCGCCTGCGGATCACCGGCAGCGACACGTTCGTCGCGACCGTCGGCGGGGCCAAGCTCCACGACCCGGCCGCCGACCTCGCCATCGCGGTGGCGGTGGCGAGCTCCCACCTCGGCGTGCCCGCACCGCGGGGCGCGGTCGCGATCGGCGAGATCGGGCTGGCCGGCGAGCTCCGACGGGTCCGCGACCTGCCCCAGCGCGTCGCCGAGGCGGCGCGGCTCGGCTTCAAGGTGGCGGTGGTGCCGCGCGGGCGCCCGCTCGAGAGCGAGCGCGGCATCCCGTCGCGGCGCACGGTCGACGGGCTGCGGGTGGTCGAGGTCGACGACGTCTTCAGCGCGCTGCTGACCCTCGAGCTGACGCCGCCCCTCTAG
- the disA gene encoding DNA integrity scanning diadenylate cyclase DisA: MAERNDEQLRLRATLASIAPGTPLRDGLERILRGRTGALIVLGQDKLVESISTGGFTLDVPFTATGLRELAKMDGAIVVDKDITRIHRAAVHLMPDHTIPSEETGTRHRTAERVAKQTGHPVVSVSQSMQIIAAYVGDIRHVLEDSGKILSRANQALATLERYKLRLDEVSATLSALEIEDLVTVRDVAVVAQRLEMVTRIAREIEDYVLELGTDGRLLSLQLEELITGVDAERELVVRDYLPSGKRRQASPESHLAELEALSSTELVDPAAVARAIGLGGAEHLDAAVAPRGYRLLAKVPRLPVAVVDRLVDHFGGLQQLLSAGIDDLQAVDGVGELRARSVREGLSRLAESSITERYI, translated from the coding sequence GTGGCAGAGCGCAACGACGAGCAGCTTCGGCTGCGCGCAACACTCGCCTCGATCGCACCCGGTACGCCGCTGCGCGACGGCCTCGAGCGGATCCTGCGCGGTCGCACCGGCGCCCTGATCGTGCTCGGCCAGGACAAGCTGGTCGAGTCGATCTCGACCGGCGGCTTCACCCTCGACGTGCCGTTCACGGCGACCGGGCTGCGCGAGCTGGCCAAGATGGACGGCGCGATCGTCGTCGACAAGGACATCACCCGCATCCACCGCGCGGCCGTGCACCTGATGCCCGACCACACGATCCCCTCCGAGGAGACCGGCACCCGCCACCGCACGGCCGAGCGGGTCGCCAAGCAGACCGGCCACCCGGTCGTGTCGGTGTCGCAGTCGATGCAGATCATCGCGGCCTACGTCGGCGACATCCGCCACGTCCTGGAGGACTCCGGCAAGATCCTGTCGCGCGCCAACCAGGCCCTGGCCACGCTCGAGCGCTACAAGCTGCGCCTCGACGAGGTCTCCGCCACGCTGTCGGCGCTCGAGATCGAGGACCTGGTGACGGTCCGCGACGTCGCCGTCGTGGCCCAGCGCCTGGAGATGGTCACCCGGATCGCCCGTGAGATCGAGGACTACGTCCTCGAGCTCGGCACCGACGGCCGCCTGCTCTCGCTGCAGCTCGAGGAGCTCATCACCGGGGTCGACGCCGAGCGCGAGCTCGTCGTGCGCGACTACCTCCCCTCCGGCAAGCGGCGCCAGGCCAGCCCCGAGTCGCACCTCGCCGAGCTCGAGGCGCTGTCCTCGACCGAGCTCGTCGACCCCGCCGCCGTGGCCCGCGCGATCGGGCTCGGCGGTGCCGAGCACCTCGACGCCGCCGTCGCGCCCCGCGGCTACCGGCTCCTCGCCAAGGTCCCCCGCCTCCCGGTCGCGGTCGTCGACCGTCTCGTCGACCACTTCGGTGGCCTCCAGCAGCTGCTCTCGGCCGGCATCGACGACCTGCAGGCCGTCGACGGCGTCGGCGAGCTCCGCGCCCGCTCCGTGCGCGAGGGCCTCTCCCGCCTGGCCGAGTCCAGCATCACCGAGCGCTACATCTGA
- a CDS encoding A/G-specific adenine glycosylase, translated as MDSPSPAALHDAVLDWYDDHARDLPWRGLEATPWSVMVSELMLQQTPVARVLPVHALWLERWPTPADLADEPTGEAVRMWGRLGYPRRALRLHAAATAIVERHGGEVPASYDDLLALPGVGDYTASAIASFAFGQRHVVLDTNVRRVLVRAVSGREFPAPAVTRAERDVATALLPDDDATAATWAVATMELGALVCTARQPSCDACPVSEMCAWRGAGFPAYDGPPRRGQAWAGTDRQCRGRIMALAREQSSVTAAQAEAAWPQAEQRERCLAGLVDDGLLTQITPGRWALPG; from the coding sequence ATGGACTCCCCCTCTCCCGCCGCGCTGCACGACGCCGTGCTCGACTGGTACGACGACCACGCGCGCGACCTGCCCTGGCGCGGGCTCGAGGCCACGCCGTGGTCGGTGATGGTCAGCGAGCTCATGCTCCAGCAGACCCCGGTCGCCCGCGTCCTCCCCGTCCACGCGCTGTGGCTGGAGCGCTGGCCCACCCCGGCCGACCTCGCCGACGAGCCCACGGGCGAGGCCGTGCGCATGTGGGGCCGTCTCGGCTACCCGCGCCGCGCCCTGCGGCTGCACGCCGCCGCCACCGCGATCGTCGAGCGTCACGGCGGCGAGGTCCCGGCGTCGTACGACGACCTGCTGGCGCTGCCGGGCGTCGGCGACTACACCGCCTCGGCCATCGCGAGCTTCGCCTTCGGCCAGCGGCACGTGGTCCTCGACACCAACGTCCGGCGGGTGCTCGTCCGTGCGGTGTCCGGGCGCGAGTTCCCGGCGCCGGCCGTCACGCGGGCCGAGCGGGACGTCGCCACCGCCCTGCTGCCCGACGACGACGCCACCGCCGCCACGTGGGCGGTCGCGACGATGGAGCTCGGCGCGCTCGTGTGCACGGCTCGCCAGCCCTCGTGCGACGCCTGCCCCGTCAGCGAGATGTGCGCGTGGCGTGGCGCCGGCTTCCCCGCGTACGACGGTCCGCCGCGCCGCGGGCAGGCCTGGGCCGGCACCGACCGGCAGTGCCGCGGCCGGATCATGGCCCTCGCCCGCGAGCAGTCGTCGGTGACCGCGGCCCAGGCCGAGGCCGCGTGGCCGCAGGCCGAGCAGCGCGAGCGGTGCCTCGCCGGCCTGGTCGACGACGGCCTCCTGACGCAGATCACCCCGGGGCGCTGGGCGCTCCCGGGGTGA
- a CDS encoding ATP-dependent Clp protease ATP-binding subunit: protein MFERFTDRARRVVVLAQEEARMLSHNYIGTEHILLGLIHEGEGVAAKALESLDISLEAVRAQVEEIIGQGQQAPSGHIPFTPRAKKVLELSLREALQLGHSYIGTEHILLGLIREGEGVAAQVLQKLGADLNRVRQQVIQLLSGFQGKESAAAGAATTGSGGEAPSSSLVLDQFGQNLTQAAREGKLDPVIGREQEIERVMQILSRRTKNNPVLIGEPGVGKTTIVAGLAQDIVKGNVPETLKDKQIYTLDLGALVAGSRYRGDFEERLKKVLKEIRTRGDIVLFIDEIHTLVGAGAAEGAIDAASILKPMLARGELQTIGATTLDEYRKYLEKDAALERRFQPIQVQEPSIAHTIEMLKGLRDRYEAHHRVTITDEALVSAATLADRYISDRFLPDKAIDLIDEAGSRLRIRRMTAPPDLREYDDKIGDVRQRKEAAIDGQDFEAAARLRDEEKQLSARRAEREKQWRAGDLDEIAEVDEELIAEVLAVATGIPIVKLSEEESTRLLKMEDELHKRVIGQEDAVRALSRAIRRTRAGLKDPKRPGGSFIFAGPSGVGKTWLSKTLAEFLFGDEDALIQLDMSEFSEKHTVSRLFGSPPGYVGYEEGGQLTEKVRRKPFSVVLFDEVEKAHPDIFNSLLQILEEGRLTDSQGRVVDFKNTVIIMTTNLGSRDIAKSVNLGFGAVGADAAGSYERMKSKVSEELKQHFRPEFLNRVDEIVVFPPLSQEQIVAMVDNMIAAVELRLKDRDMSLELTQPAKALLAERGFDPVLGARPLRRTVQREIEDVLAEKMLFGEVGPGQIVLVDVEGEGPAAKFTFLGQKNSAVPDMPPFETADLVIEPQRDDEGNLEGPDDTEGPVDVPRDPA, encoded by the coding sequence ATGTTCGAGCGGTTCACCGACCGAGCCCGGCGAGTTGTCGTGCTGGCCCAGGAAGAGGCCCGCATGCTCTCCCACAACTACATCGGGACCGAGCACATCCTGCTCGGCCTCATCCACGAGGGCGAGGGCGTCGCCGCCAAGGCCCTCGAGTCCCTCGACATCTCCCTGGAGGCCGTGCGCGCCCAGGTCGAGGAGATCATCGGCCAGGGCCAGCAGGCCCCGTCTGGCCACATCCCGTTCACGCCCCGCGCCAAGAAGGTGCTCGAGCTCTCGCTCCGCGAGGCGCTCCAGCTGGGTCACTCCTACATCGGCACCGAGCACATCCTGCTCGGCCTGATCCGGGAGGGCGAGGGCGTCGCGGCCCAGGTCCTGCAGAAGCTCGGCGCCGACCTCAACCGGGTCCGCCAGCAGGTCATCCAGCTGCTCAGCGGCTTCCAGGGCAAGGAGTCGGCCGCGGCCGGCGCCGCGACCACCGGCTCCGGTGGCGAGGCCCCGTCCAGCTCGCTGGTCCTCGACCAGTTCGGCCAGAACCTCACCCAGGCCGCCCGCGAGGGCAAGCTCGACCCGGTCATCGGGCGCGAGCAGGAGATCGAGCGCGTGATGCAGATCCTGTCGCGCCGCACGAAGAACAACCCCGTCCTCATCGGCGAGCCGGGCGTCGGCAAGACCACGATCGTGGCCGGCCTGGCGCAGGACATCGTCAAGGGCAACGTGCCCGAGACGCTGAAGGACAAGCAGATCTACACGCTCGACCTCGGCGCGCTCGTCGCCGGCTCGCGCTACCGCGGTGACTTCGAGGAGCGCCTCAAGAAGGTGCTCAAGGAGATCCGCACCCGCGGCGACATCGTGCTGTTCATCGACGAGATCCACACCCTCGTCGGTGCCGGTGCGGCCGAGGGCGCGATCGACGCCGCCAGCATCCTCAAGCCGATGCTGGCCCGTGGTGAGCTGCAGACCATCGGCGCCACCACCCTGGACGAGTACCGCAAGTACCTCGAGAAGGACGCCGCGCTCGAGCGCCGCTTCCAGCCGATCCAGGTGCAGGAGCCCTCGATCGCGCACACGATCGAGATGCTCAAGGGCCTGCGCGACCGCTACGAGGCGCACCACCGCGTCACGATCACCGACGAGGCCCTGGTCTCCGCGGCGACGCTGGCCGACCGCTACATCTCCGACCGGTTCCTGCCGGACAAGGCCATCGACCTCATCGACGAGGCCGGTTCGCGACTGCGCATCCGCCGGATGACCGCACCGCCGGACCTGCGCGAGTACGACGACAAGATCGGCGACGTGCGCCAGCGCAAGGAGGCCGCCATCGACGGGCAGGACTTCGAGGCCGCGGCCCGCCTGCGCGACGAGGAGAAGCAGCTCTCCGCCCGCCGTGCCGAGCGTGAGAAGCAGTGGCGCGCCGGCGACCTCGACGAGATCGCCGAGGTCGACGAGGAGCTGATCGCCGAGGTCCTGGCCGTGGCCACGGGCATCCCGATCGTCAAGCTCTCCGAGGAGGAGTCCACCCGTCTGCTCAAGATGGAGGACGAGCTCCACAAGCGCGTCATCGGCCAGGAGGACGCCGTCCGGGCCCTCTCCCGCGCCATCCGTCGTACGCGTGCGGGCCTGAAGGACCCGAAGCGTCCCGGTGGGTCGTTCATCTTCGCCGGCCCCTCGGGCGTCGGCAAGACGTGGCTGTCGAAGACGCTCGCGGAGTTCCTCTTCGGCGACGAGGACGCGCTCATCCAGCTCGACATGAGCGAGTTCTCCGAGAAGCACACCGTGTCGCGCCTCTTCGGCTCGCCCCCCGGCTACGTCGGCTACGAGGAGGGCGGCCAGCTCACCGAGAAGGTGCGGCGCAAGCCGTTCTCGGTGGTCCTGTTCGACGAGGTCGAGAAGGCGCACCCCGACATCTTCAACAGCCTGTTGCAGATCCTCGAGGAAGGCCGGCTGACCGACTCCCAGGGTCGGGTCGTCGACTTCAAGAACACCGTCATCATCATGACGACCAACCTCGGCTCGCGAGACATCGCCAAGAGCGTGAACCTCGGCTTCGGTGCCGTGGGCGCGGACGCGGCGGGCTCCTACGAGCGGATGAAGAGCAAGGTCTCGGAGGAGCTCAAGCAGCACTTCCGCCCCGAGTTCCTCAACCGTGTCGACGAGATCGTGGTGTTCCCGCCGCTGTCGCAGGAGCAGATCGTCGCGATGGTCGACAACATGATCGCTGCCGTCGAGCTGCGTCTGAAGGACCGCGACATGTCCCTCGAGCTCACCCAGCCGGCCAAGGCACTGCTGGCCGAGCGCGGCTTCGACCCGGTGCTCGGTGCTCGTCCGCTGCGCCGCACCGTGCAGCGCGAGATCGAGGACGTGCTCGCCGAGAAGATGCTGTTCGGCGAGGTCGGCCCGGGGCAGATCGTCCTGGTCGACGTCGAGGGCGAGGGTCCGGCCGCGAAGTTCACCTTCCTCGGCCAGAAGAACTCGGCCGTTCCCGACATGCCGCCGTTCGAGACCGCCGACCTGGTGATCGAGCCGCAGCGTGACGACGAGGGCAACCTCGAGGGACCGGACGACACCGAGGGACCGGTCGACGTCCCGCGCGACCCGGCCTGA
- a CDS encoding ABC transporter permease subunit translates to MSLTPTLQRAAPRDRDVADTRRRAARRGRVRRTALHVTTFGVLLAAWWAVTRAGLVRPLFLPSPGDVWDAFVRANSDHPVSAGSDRIVRGEQNYYLWEHLVASLQRIAAGVGGGILVGVPLGLVMGTTFVGTLLEPYLNFLRSLPPLAYIGLLIVWFGIGDTSKVWLLFLAAFPPITMATMASVRGVREDQVNAALSLGARRAQTLWAVVLPSTLPDVLTGIRVATGFAWTTVVAAEIANGIPGIGGLAYLAGEQLRSDLVVACIFVIGLAAIVLDLGLKALERALVPWRGKA, encoded by the coding sequence ATGAGCCTCACCCCGACCCTGCAGCGCGCCGCGCCCCGTGACCGCGACGTCGCCGACACCCGCCGTCGAGCGGCGCGGCGCGGACGCGTCCGTCGTACGGCCCTGCACGTGACCACCTTCGGCGTGCTGCTGGCCGCCTGGTGGGCCGTCACCCGCGCGGGGCTCGTCCGCCCGCTGTTCCTGCCCTCCCCCGGCGACGTGTGGGACGCCTTCGTGCGCGCCAACTCCGACCACCCGGTGAGTGCGGGGTCGGACCGGATCGTGCGGGGCGAGCAGAACTACTACCTCTGGGAGCACCTGGTCGCGAGCCTCCAGCGCATCGCCGCAGGCGTCGGCGGCGGCATCCTCGTCGGCGTGCCGCTCGGCCTGGTCATGGGGACCACGTTCGTCGGCACCCTGCTGGAGCCCTACCTCAACTTCCTGCGCTCGCTGCCCCCGCTGGCCTACATCGGCCTGCTCATCGTCTGGTTCGGCATCGGCGACACCTCCAAGGTGTGGCTGCTGTTCCTGGCCGCGTTCCCGCCGATCACGATGGCGACCATGGCCAGCGTCCGCGGCGTGCGGGAGGACCAGGTCAACGCCGCGCTCAGCCTCGGCGCCCGCCGCGCGCAGACGCTGTGGGCCGTCGTGCTGCCCTCCACGCTCCCCGACGTCCTGACCGGCATCCGGGTCGCGACCGGGTTCGCCTGGACCACCGTCGTGGCCGCCGAGATCGCCAACGGCATCCCCGGCATCGGCGGCCTCGCCTACCTCGCCGGCGAGCAGCTGCGCAGCGACCTCGTCGTGGCCTGCATCTTCGTGATCGGCCTCGCCGCCATCGTCCTCGACCTCGGCCTCAAGGCGCTCGAGCGCGCCCTCGTGCCCTGGCGCGGCAAGGCCTGA
- a CDS encoding ABC transporter substrate-binding protein, which translates to MHHFRTLAAAATTACLAIGLTGCVESGRSSSAAPEESACPWTPDESIDTEARIAWQAIPNGDVVVKDLGLLEACMPNATITWVQAASGGDVVGYYGAGEVDLGLMGSSPATIASSEPTNADVDLDVVWIHDVIGDAESLIAKDPAVTDLAGLRGATIAVPFSSTAHYSLLQALIEEGLDPDKDVKVINLDPEKMAGAWQGDQIDAAWVWDPTQSQLIDDGGTRILSSADTAEAGRPTFDVGTVDAAFAEANTAFMDQWAKAQDYAVSMIQDDPETAAESVAVVLGIEPADVLPQFDGLTFLDAATQAGPDYLGGKLADDLHTTASFLLEQGGIEAVGSKQDYASHVDARPAGSVAQ; encoded by the coding sequence ATGCACCACTTCCGCACCCTCGCCGCGGCCGCCACCACCGCCTGCCTCGCGATCGGCCTCACCGGCTGCGTCGAGTCCGGCCGGTCGAGCAGCGCCGCCCCGGAGGAGTCGGCCTGCCCGTGGACCCCGGACGAGTCGATCGACACCGAGGCCAGGATCGCCTGGCAGGCGATCCCCAACGGCGACGTCGTGGTCAAGGACCTGGGCCTGCTCGAGGCGTGCATGCCCAACGCCACGATCACCTGGGTCCAGGCCGCGTCGGGTGGCGACGTCGTCGGCTACTACGGCGCCGGCGAGGTCGACCTCGGCCTGATGGGCTCCTCGCCCGCGACCATCGCCTCCTCCGAGCCCACCAACGCCGACGTCGACCTCGACGTGGTGTGGATCCACGACGTCATCGGCGACGCGGAGTCGCTGATCGCCAAGGACCCCGCCGTCACCGACCTGGCCGGCCTGCGCGGCGCCACGATCGCCGTACCGTTCAGCAGCACCGCCCACTACTCGCTCCTTCAGGCGCTGATCGAGGAGGGCCTCGACCCCGACAAGGACGTCAAGGTCATCAACCTCGACCCCGAGAAGATGGCCGGCGCCTGGCAGGGCGACCAGATCGACGCGGCCTGGGTCTGGGACCCGACGCAGAGCCAGCTCATCGACGACGGCGGCACCCGCATCCTCTCCAGCGCCGACACCGCCGAGGCCGGTCGACCGACCTTCGACGTCGGCACGGTCGACGCCGCGTTCGCCGAGGCCAACACCGCGTTCATGGACCAGTGGGCCAAGGCCCAGGACTACGCGGTGTCGATGATCCAGGACGACCCGGAGACCGCCGCCGAGTCGGTCGCCGTCGTGCTCGGCATCGAGCCCGCGGACGTGCTGCCCCAGTTCGACGGGCTCACCTTCCTCGACGCCGCCACCCAGGCCGGGCCGGACTACCTCGGCGGCAAGCTCGCCGACGACCTGCACACCACGGCCTCCTTCCTGCTGGAGCAGGGTGGCATCGAGGCCGTGGGGAGCAAGCAGGACTACGCCTCGCACGTCGACGCGCGGCCTGCCGGCTCGGTGGCCCAGTGA
- a CDS encoding ABC transporter ATP-binding protein: MTSRAGHDRSISLDAVAKSFDVGGESLPALAATTLDIAPGEFVTLAGPSGCGKTTLLRILAGFTEPSSGSVTVSGEAVQGPGHERGVVFQQPTLFPWLSVRRNVEVGPRFQRVPAAERRARTDHYLEMVGLADFADHRPYELSGGMQQRCQIARVLAGDPDIVLMDEPFGALDALTRERLQGELLQIWRETGKTVLFITHSVDEAVYLGSRVLVMSPRPGRIVFDAPARFGRDGQSVPVEEIRSLPEYADLTADVRRAIYADVA; encoded by the coding sequence GTGACGTCCCGCGCCGGCCACGACCGGTCGATCTCGCTCGACGCGGTCGCCAAGAGCTTCGACGTCGGCGGCGAGTCGCTGCCGGCGCTCGCGGCCACGACCCTCGACATCGCGCCCGGCGAGTTCGTCACCCTCGCGGGACCCTCCGGCTGCGGCAAGACCACGCTGCTCCGGATCCTGGCCGGCTTCACCGAGCCGAGCAGCGGATCGGTCACCGTCTCGGGCGAGGCCGTGCAGGGACCGGGGCACGAGCGCGGGGTCGTCTTCCAGCAGCCGACCCTGTTCCCGTGGCTCAGCGTGCGCCGCAACGTCGAGGTGGGACCCCGCTTCCAGCGCGTGCCGGCGGCCGAGCGGAGGGCCAGGACCGACCACTACCTCGAGATGGTCGGTCTGGCCGACTTCGCCGACCACCGACCCTACGAGCTCTCGGGCGGCATGCAGCAGCGCTGCCAGATCGCCCGCGTGCTGGCCGGCGATCCCGACATCGTGCTGATGGACGAGCCGTTCGGCGCCCTCGACGCCCTGACCCGCGAGCGGCTGCAGGGCGAGCTCCTCCAGATCTGGCGCGAGACCGGCAAGACGGTCCTGTTCATCACGCACAGTGTCGACGAGGCGGTCTACCTGGGGTCGCGGGTGCTCGTGATGAGCCCCCGGCCGGGCCGGATCGTCTTCGACGCACCGGCGCGGTTCGGCCGCGACGGGCAGAGCGTGCCGGTCGAGGAGATCCGCTCGCTGCCCGAGTACGCCGACCTGACCGCGGACGTGCGCCGCGCCATCTACGCCGACGTCGCCTGA
- a CDS encoding basic secretory protein-like protein has translation MPRPEWPGADPGHLAGRRRRSAIRRWANGVVAEHGRAVADVMGLEPARVLVVVSRRPGIAVTGGRVIRLHEPWFAEHPDDAGCVVHELSHAYLLPRERSERTLWLIEGLADLVRNRLGLGADGSPSRVEPGAALCGYQPSAHFLAWVEEQSPGTVVALSHRLREGAYDPSRFTVDGRGLDDLVRDYEAAHA, from the coding sequence GTGCCGCGTCCGGAGTGGCCCGGGGCCGACCCGGGCCACCTGGCCGGACGTCGGCGCCGTTCGGCCATCAGGCGCTGGGCCAACGGCGTCGTCGCCGAGCACGGCCGGGCCGTCGCCGACGTGATGGGCCTCGAGCCGGCCCGTGTCCTGGTGGTGGTCTCGCGGCGCCCGGGCATCGCCGTCACCGGCGGTCGCGTGATCCGGCTGCACGAGCCGTGGTTCGCGGAGCACCCCGACGACGCCGGCTGCGTCGTCCACGAGCTCTCCCACGCCTACCTCCTGCCCCGCGAGCGGTCCGAGCGCACGCTCTGGCTGATCGAGGGGCTCGCCGACCTGGTCCGCAACAGGCTCGGCCTCGGTGCCGACGGCTCCCCGTCACGGGTCGAGCCCGGCGCCGCCCTCTGCGGCTACCAGCCCTCTGCCCACTTCCTCGCGTGGGTGGAGGAGCAGAGCCCCGGCACCGTCGTCGCCCTGTCCCACCGCCTGCGGGAGGGTGCGTACGACCCCTCCCGCTTCACCGTCGACGGCCGCGGGCTCGACGACCTGGTCCGCGACTACGAGGCCGCGCACGCGTAG
- a CDS encoding histone-like nucleoid-structuring protein Lsr2, with the protein MAQKVNIVLVDDLDGTEATETVTFGLDGTTYEIDLNDANASALREALSGYVGHARKVTGGARRGRKAAASSSSSSNTKDVREWAKDQGMEVSERGRISADVQQAYDAAH; encoded by the coding sequence ATGGCACAGAAGGTCAACATCGTCCTGGTCGACGACCTCGACGGCACCGAAGCCACCGAGACCGTCACGTTCGGCCTCGACGGAACGACGTACGAGATCGACCTCAACGACGCCAACGCCTCGGCCCTCCGCGAGGCCCTCAGCGGCTACGTCGGCCACGCGCGCAAGGTCACCGGCGGAGCCCGCCGCGGCCGCAAGGCAGCCGCCTCCTCGTCCTCGTCCTCCAACACCAAGGACGTGCGTGAGTGGGCCAAGGACCAGGGCATGGAGGTCTCCGAGCGCGGCCGCATCTCGGCCGACGTGCAGCAGGCCTACGACGCCGCGCACTGA
- a CDS encoding type III pantothenate kinase — protein sequence MTLLAVDIRNTHTFLGLLDGEDVTDHWRVSSLEGRTADEWSVLLLGLLGDRVDDVDGIALCSTVPAVLHEWREMLARELGDVTAIVVEPGVKTGIPVLMDNPREVGADRIVNALAAASLHGGPAIVVDFGTATTFDVVNAKGQYVGGAISPGIETSLDALGRRGAQLRKVELARPRSVIAKNTVEALQSGMVFGVAAQVEGLVARMIAELGEPAESVTVISTGHLAALLVDDCSSFTVHSPWLTLQGLRLVFERNS from the coding sequence ATGACCCTCCTCGCCGTCGACATCCGCAACACCCACACCTTCCTCGGCCTGCTCGACGGCGAGGACGTCACCGACCACTGGCGGGTCAGCTCGCTGGAGGGGCGCACGGCCGACGAGTGGTCGGTGCTGCTGCTCGGGCTCCTGGGCGACCGGGTCGACGACGTCGACGGGATCGCGCTCTGCTCGACGGTCCCGGCCGTCCTGCACGAGTGGCGCGAGATGCTCGCGCGCGAGCTCGGCGACGTGACGGCGATCGTGGTGGAGCCCGGCGTGAAGACCGGCATTCCCGTGCTGATGGACAATCCGCGCGAGGTCGGCGCCGACCGGATCGTGAACGCCCTCGCAGCTGCGTCGCTGCACGGAGGTCCGGCCATCGTCGTCGACTTCGGGACCGCCACGACGTTCGACGTCGTGAATGCCAAGGGCCAGTACGTCGGCGGGGCGATCTCGCCCGGCATCGAGACGTCCCTCGACGCGCTCGGGCGACGGGGGGCCCAGCTGCGCAAGGTGGAGCTGGCCCGGCCCCGGTCGGTGATCGCGAAGAACACGGTCGAGGCACTCCAGAGCGGCATGGTGTTCGGCGTCGCCGCGCAGGTCGAGGGCCTCGTCGCCCGGATGATCGCCGAGCTCGGAGAACCCGCCGAGAGCGTCACGGTGATCTCCACCGGACACCTCGCTGCCTTGCTCGTCGACGACTGCTCGAGTTTCACCGTGCATTCCCCGTGGTTGACCCTCCAGGGTTTGCGGCTGGTCTTCGAGCGCAATTCCTGA